Proteins from a genomic interval of Aquila chrysaetos chrysaetos chromosome 20, bAquChr1.4, whole genome shotgun sequence:
- the LOC115333252 gene encoding outer dense fiber protein 3-like, translated as MAKAEKGEALLLLPGRFHAGSPPGKPLGNSPALAVGSVATSDVDGAWVGTWRPHRPRGPIMAQFTSPGPKYSIPGTTGYLVHNPTKAKAPAYTFQRAKPPGTDSCSPGPRYYVQPSITRNGKYVAPAQHMGGLPKITTEVTPGPSDYSTDKANQHLYKCAPAPSMAFRHKAVKTNETPGPGTYTLPRLVGPNTAYTHASPCYSMKGKSKHNGFAEDLAKTPGPAAFPKVEVDTYKNRAPAYTMGSRSGIGGDTRVKPGPADYCPGKVTLTKPQAPAPTFGLRHSLYTTPLLSLQ; from the exons ATGGCCAAGGCGGAGAAAGGTGAAGCGTTGCTGCTCCTCCCGGGGAGGTTTCACGCCGGGTCTCCGCCAGGGAAGCCCCTCGGCAACTCTCCCGCTCTTGCCGTAGGCTCGGTAGCCACCTCCGACGTGGACGGAGCCTGGGTGGGCACCTGGAGACCTCATCGCCCACGCGGCCCCATCATGGCCCAGTTCACCAGCCCGGGACCCAAGTACTCGATCCCCGGGACAACAG GTTACCTGGTTCACAATCCCACCAAAGCCAAAGCCCCTGCGTACACTTTTCAAAGGGCCAAACCTCCCGGCACAGACAGTTGCTCTCCGGGCCCTCGGTACTACGTCCAGCCCTCCATCACCAGGAACGGGAAGTACGTGGCTCCGGCACAGCACATGGGCGGACTTCCCAAGATAACGACCGAGGTCACCCCTGGACCAA GTGACTACTCCACCGACAAGGCCAACCAACACCTCTACAAATGCGCGCCGGCGCCGTCCATGGCCTTCCGGCACAAGGCCGTCAAAACCAACGAAACTCCAG GTCCTGGCACCTACACCCTGCCCAGGCTGGTGGGACCCAACACAGCCTACACCCACGCCAGCCCCTGCTACTCCATGAAAGGGAAGAGTAAGCACAACGGCTTTGCTGAAGACCTCGCCAAG ACGCCAGGTCCTGCTGCATTCCCCAAGGTGGAAGTGGACACCTACAAAAACAGGGCTCCCGCGTACACGATGGGAAGCAGAAGTGGAATTGGAGGCGACACAAGAGTGAAGCCAGGACCGGCAGACTACTGCCCGGGAAAG GTGACGCTGACCAAGCCCCAGGCACCTGCTCCCACTTTTGGACTCCGCCATTCCCTCTACACAACTCCTCTACTATCTCTGCAATAA